Genomic DNA from Fusobacterium varium:
GAAACCTCTAAGAATTAGAATGTTTAATCTTTCATAGTCTATTGCAGGATCTTTTCCAGCAAATTGTATTACTAAATAATCTATATTTGCCACTAAAGGTCTTTCAACTAGATTTTTTCTCTTTTCTACTTTTATAATAGCATTGTCCTCAGATATCTCAACTATATCTCCAACAACACAATTTTGCTTGTCATCTTTTCTTTTTAAGATTCCTCTAAGCTTACACTCATACACTTGTTCATCAACTTTTACATAGTAAAAACCTTGTATTTTATTTATAATAATACCTTTTATTTTCATCCCTCCATACTGTTATTTTATTCTATTTACAGTAATATCTATCTCTGTTCCTGCTGGAACTTTTCTTCCTGAAACTATACTTGTTTCAATAACAACACCATCTGGTATTTCTGCTAATGTTACATAATTAATCTTTCCTACAAGCAGTGAATTTTCACTTAAAAGAATTTCAGCATCATTTACATCAACTCCAATAATATCGGGCATCTTTGTTTCCATCATCTGCTTTGAACTATTTATAAGGAAAGAGATTTTTTGTCCTTTCTTTAAAAGAGTATCTGTAGCTGGATCAGTGGCAATAACCTCATTATATGGAAGAGCTGCCTTTGTTGAGGCTACTCTATCAACTATTAACCCCTTTTGTTCAGCTATGGCTTTAGCATCAAGGAAGTTCATTCCCACAAGTTGTGGCACTTCTACTAGAGCCTCTCCTTTACTTACCCAAACCTTTATATTTCTATTTTTCTTTACAATACTATCTGGTTCAGGCTCTTGCATAAATATTTCACCTACTGGAAGATCTGAAAATTCATCTCCCATATTTCTAATGTTAAGATTGTTATCAGTTAAAAGTTCTTCAGCCTCTTCAAGAGTAAAGCTCTTTAAATCTGGCACTTTGTAGTAAGTTTCATTAAAATATGATTTTTCAAATATTTTTAATGAAAAGAACCCTGCCACACCTAGAGCTACAACTGTGATAAAAGAGAAAAAAACTAACTTTTTATTCATTTAGTCCTCCTCAAAAAATTCAATTTATATACTATTTGATGATAACATATGAGCTAAAAAATATCAATAAACTTTTATTGTAAGATAGTTTGAAAATTTTTTTATTCTATTAATAAATCTATCTAAAATATTATTATATTTTTAGTATATCAAAGAAAAAAATCTCATGTCAATGATATAAAAAAATATATACAAGAAAAAAATTTTATAATATAATATTTAATGGTAAAGACTTAAAAAATGGAGGGAAATATGAAACTAACTCTTAGAGAAAAAGAAAAACTTCTTATAGTTGTAGCTGCTGAAGTAGCTAGAAGAAGAAAAAATAAAGGTTTAAAACTTAACTATCCAGAGGCTATTGCATTGATTACAGATGAATTAATGGAAGGAGCTAGAGAGGGAAAAAGTGTTGAAGAATTAATGAGCTTTGGAAGAACTATCCTTACTAGAGATGATGTAATGGAAGGTGTGCCAGAGATGATAGAAACTGTACAAGTTGAAGCAACTTTCCCAGATGGAACAAAACTTGTAAGTGTTAAAGATCCAATTGAATAGGAGGCAAAATGAAACCGGGAGAATATATTTTAAGAAAAGATAAAATAGTTTGTAATGCTGGAAAAGAAGCGATTACATTGAGAGTTATAAATAGAGGAGATAGAGCTATACAAATAGGATCTCACTTTCATTTTTATGAAGTAAATCCAATTCTTGAATTTGATAGAGCAAAAGCTTATGGAAAGAGATTGGACATAGCTGCTGGAACTGCTGTAAGATTTGAGCCTGGAGATGAAAAAGAGATTAGACTTATTGATATAGCAGGAAATAGAAAAGTTTATGGTTTAAATGATAAAGTAAACGGAGCATTAGACTAGGAGGCTTAGAACTGTTATTGAAAATATGTAAATTTATATAATAATATCTAAATAGTTTATAGATAATTATATAATATTAAATAACATAAAAAATGATTAAGGAGTTAATAGAAGATGATACTTGCGAAGAAAGTTAGAATTTATCCAACTAAAGAGCAAGAACAAAAATTGTGGCAATCTGTAGGAACTGCTAGATTTATCTATAATTACACTCTTACAAAACAAGAAGAAAATTATAAAAATGGTGGTAAATTTATTAGCGATGGAATCATAAGAAAAGAATTAACTCAACTTAAAAAGTCAGAACTATCATGGTTAAATGAAGTATCAAATAATATTACTAAACAAGCTGTAAAAGACGCCTGTAATGCCTATAAAAGATTTTTTAAAGGTTTAGCAAATAAACCAAAATTTAAAAGTAGAAAGAAAAGCAAACCTAGTTTTTACAATGACCCTATAAAATTAAAAGTTAAAGAGAAAAAAGTCTTAATTGAAAAAGTAGGTTGGATAAAAACAAATGAGCAAATACCAAGGAATGTTAAATATAATAATCCTAGAGTTACTTATGATAATAAATATTGGTATATATCTGTTGGGATAGAAGTGGAAAAAGAGCAGGAAAAACTAACGGATATGTCGTTAGGTGTAGATTTAGGTTTAAAAGATTTGGCTATTTGTTCAGATGGAACTGTTTTTAAAAATATTAACAAAACTAAAAAAGTAAAAAAATTAGAAAAAAAATTAAAACAGAAACAAAGACAAATTAGCAGAAAATATGAGATAAATAAAATTAAAAAAGAGGGAGGTGAACGTTGCCAATTTATTAAAACTAAAAATATAGAAAAATTAGAAAATACAACAAAGCTAATACATAGAAAATTAACTAATATTAGAAATAACTATCTTCATCAAGTTACAACAAGTATAGTGAAAGCCAAACCATACAGAATTGTGATAGAAGATTTGAATGTTTCTGGAATGATGAAAAATAAACATCTGTCTGATTCAGTAAGAAAACAATGTTTTAATAAGTTTAGACAGTATCTGACATATAAAACAGAGTTAAATGGAATTGAATTGGTAATAGCAGATAGATTTTATTCATCATCAAAAACTTGTAGCGAGTGTGGTTATATAAAAAAAGATTTAAAACTAAAAGATAGAATTTATAGATGTCCACATTGTGGAGCAGTGATTGATAGAGATTATAATGCTTCACTAAATTTATCTGTGTATAAATTAGCATAATTTCACAAACAAGAAAATGCTAATATGTAGGACGCGTTGTATCCGAATTTAAGCCTTTGGAGAGTTATATCAAACGAAAGTAGCTACGGCAAAATCGGATTCTATGAAGAAGGAAATAAACAAATTTCTATATTTTTATAGATTTTTGGCAACGAAAAAATGAGCTTTGAAATAGGAAGAAAACAATATGCTTCTATGTATGGTCCAACTACTGGAGATAGTATAAGACTAGCAGATACGGAGCTTTTTATTAGAATAGAAAAAGATTATACTACTTATGGAGAAGAGTGTAAATTTGGTGGAGGAAAATCTCTAAGAGCTGGAATGGGACTTAACCCTGTTGAGATGAGAGATAATGAAAAAGTTGTTGATACAATAATCACAAATGCAGTTATTCTTGACTACACAGGAGTATATAAAGCTGATATCGGTATAAAAGATGGAAAGATCAAATTTATCGGTAAAGGTGGAAACCCAGATATGATGGACAATGTAGATTTTATTGTATCTGCAAGTACTGAAGTTATAGCTGGAGAGGGAACAATAGTTACAGCTGGAGGAATTGATACTCACGTTCACTATATTACACCTGAAATAGTTGAAACTGCTTTAAGTGGAGGACTTACAACTCTTATTGGAGGGGGAACAGGACCTGCTGAAGGAACAAAAGCTGTTACTTCAACTCCAGGAGCTTGGCATATTCACAGAATGTTAGAATCAGCTGAAGGATTCCCTATTAACTTCGGTTTCTTTGGAAAGGGAAGTGGAGCTGTTGAAGGTCCTAATGAGGAGCAAATAGAAGCTGGAGCTATCGGTTTAAAAGTTCACGAAGACTGGGGAGCTACAAGATCAGCTATTGACAATGCACTAAAATGTGCAGACAAATATGATGTTCAAGTTGCACTACACTCTGATACATTAAATGAATTTGGATTTGTTGAAGATACTATTGATGCAATAAAAGATAGAGTAATTCATACTTTCCATACAGAGGGAGCAGGGGGAGGACACGCACCTGACATCGTTAGAATGGCATCATTTAATAATGTACTACCAGCATCAACTAACCCTACTAAACCTTTTACAGTTAACACAATAGCTGAACATTTAGATATGTTAATGGTTTGTCATCACCTAGACCCTAAAGTTCCTGAAGATTTAGCCTTTGCTGATTCAAGAATCAGAGAGCAAACAATAGCTGCTGAAGATATTCTTCAAGATATGGGAGCTTTAAGTATTATGAGTTCTGATGCTCTTGCAATGGGAAGAATTGGAGAGGTTGTAATGAGAACTTGGCAAACAGCTCACAAAATGAAACTACAAAGAGGAATTTTAGAGGGAGATGAGGAGTATTGTGATAACAATAGAGCTAAAAGATATATTGCTAAATACACAATCAACCCTGCTCTAGCTCATGGAATCTCTGAATATGTAGGTTCTATTGAAGTTGGTAAATATGCTGACTTAGTTATTTGGGAACCTGCTTTCTTTGGAGTAAAACCTAAAATGGTAGTAAAATGTGGAATGGTAGCTCAAGCAGTTGTTGGAGATGCCAATGCAACAATTCCTACACCTGAGCCAATGATTATGAGAAATCAATTTGGAGGATATGGAAAAGCTATTGGAAGCACATCTATAACATTTGTTTCAACTTATGCTTATGAAGATGGAATCAAAGATAAACTAGGATTGAATAAAATAGTTTTACCAGTTAGAGGACATAGAACTTTAACTAAAAAGGATATGAAACTAAACAATGCAACTCCAAATATCACTGTTGATCCTCAAACATATGATGTAAGAGTAGATGGAGAGTTAATCACTTGTGAGCCATTAAAAGAATTACCAATGGCACAAAAATATTTCTTATTCTAATTTAAGGAAGGTAAAAAGATGATATTAGATAAAATTCTTGGAAATATAAAGGATATGGAAGATATACACTGTCATGTAGAGAGAATCTACTTAGAAAGTGATGAACTTTTAAAAAGAGTTCTAAGAGTGACATCAGATCATGGACATGAGTATGGAATCTCTTTACCAAAGGGTAGTGAAATGAGAGATGGAGATATTCTTTTTAATGATGGTCATAATATGGTAGTTATCTCTGTAAAAGAAGATGATGTTATTGTTATCACTCCTAGAGATATAAATGAGATGGGAGAGGTAGCACACAACCTTGGAAATAAACATTTACCAGTTCAAATTGAAGATGGTAAGATAATTATTCAATATGATTACTTAGTAGAAAAATTCCTACAAGATCTACAAGTAAATTTTGAAAGAAAAAATATGAAATTAAAGCAGGCATTTAGACATGTGGACCACAGCCATTAATATGAAAATTTTAAATGTTATGCAAATTTGTGACTCAAACTTTCCAGTAGGCTCTTTTAATCACTCTTTTGGTATGGAGACATATTTAAGAGATGGAGAGATAAAAGATACTGCTACTCTAAAAGTTTGGTTACTATCATATCTTAAACATCAATTTATATATAATGATGGTTTTGCTATGAGAATAGTTTTTGAAAAATTAAAAGAGAACAAGATAGATGATATTTGGGAACTAGATAGAAAGATCACTGTACAAAACACTTCAAAAGAGAGTAGAGATGGAGCTAAACTAATTGGACAAAGAATGATTAAAACCTATTTAGAGCTTTATGATATACCTCTTTTAAAAGAGTATGGAGATAGAATCAGAAAAAAACTATCTTTTGGACACCCTAGTATTGCCACTGCTATTCTTTTGAATTATTTAGAAATATCTATTGAAGATACTATTCTATATTATATGTATAGTACAATCTCAACTTTAATTCAAAATGGAGTAAGAGCTATACCTCTAGGACAAAAGGATGGACTTATTTTAATGCAGGAGTTTTTCCCTATATTTGAAAAATTGCTGTCAGAGATAATGAATCTGAATGATGAGGATTTTGGATTGACAGTTCCGGGATTAGAGATATCACAAATAAATCACGAAGAATTAGTATTTAGATTGTTTATGTCTTAAAATTAATTTCCTCTGCTCCCTATAAAGATCTTTTTGTATGGGAGCAAAGGAGATAGAAAAAAAGGAGAGGTAATGAAAGAACCAGTAATAATCGGTGTTGGAGGACCAGTAGGTTCAGGGAAGACACTTCTAATAGAGAGAGTTACTAGAATGATGGCAAATGATTACAAGATTGCTGTTATAACTAATGATATTTATACAAAAGAAGATGCTATGTTTATGGTGAAAAACTCTGTTTTACCTGAAGATAGAATAATTGGAGTAGAAACTGGAGGTTGTCCTCATACAGCTATAAGAGAAGATGCCTCTATGAACTTTGCTGCAATAGATGAATTGAAAAGTAGATTTGATGATTTAGATATAATCTTCCTTGAAAGTGGAGGAGATAATCTAGCAGCTACTTTCAGTCCTGATTTAGTAGATTTTTCAATCTATATAATTGATGTGGCTCAAGGGGAGAAAATTCCTAGAAAAGCTGGACAAGGAATGATTAAAAGTGATATGTTCATTATAAATAAGATAGATTTAGCACCATATGTTGGGGCAAATCTTGATGTAATGAGAGAGGATACAAAAGTTTTTAGAAAAGAGAAAGACTTTATATTTACAAATCTTAAAACAGATGAGGGAGTAAATAGAGTTATTGATTGGATTAAATCTAATTGTCTTTTAGAGGGGCTTAAATAGATGAGAGAAAAAATCACAATAGATGATTTAGGAAAAAACAATCTTGCTGGGTATACTGAACTTATTTTACAAAAAACTCCTAGAAGAACAGGAGCAAAGAAAAGTTATACAGTGGGGGCAGCTAAGATCTCTCCAGCTATATATTTAGATGATGACAGTATCCCATGTTACTATCTTATTCAACTAGGTGGAGGATATATTGAGGGAGAGTATTATGAAAATAGATTAAAATTAGAGGAGGGTAGCCAAGCTATTTTAACTACTCAAGCATCTAGTAAGATTTATAAAAGTGAAAATGGTATTCCTTCAAAGCAATATACTAATCTACAACTTGAAAAAAATAGTAAACTTGAATTTATAAATGATAGTGTAATATTATATAAAGATGCAGTATATGAGCAAAGCACAGATATATATTTAGAAGAGAGAGCAACTCTTATATATTCTGATGGTATAACTGCTGGTTGGTCACCTGATGGAAAGCTCTTTCAATATACAAGTGCTAGAATAAAAACAAATCTTTATCTAAATGGAGAATTGATCTATTTAGATAATCTAAAAATTACACCTAAAGATTATGAGGTGCAAAGCTTTGGTATTCTTGAGGGATATAAAAACTTTGGAACAATGGTAGTAATTGATGAAAGAGTAGATAAAGAGTTGATAAAGAGATTGAGAGAGGAAACAAAAAATCTAAATTTAGATGTAAAATTTGGAATCTCTCTTCTTGAGAAAAATGGATTTATAGTTAGAGTATTGGGAAATCTTACTCAAGATATTCAAAAGGTTATAAATAAAGTTCATACATATTTAAGAAAAGAGTTTTTTGAATTTGAGGAGCTAGATTTAAGGAAGTACTAATATTTATTTAAGAAAGAGCTGAACATATTTGTTACAGCTCTATTTAATATTTTAAAGGAGAATTATGAATTTAAAAAAAATAATAATAGGAAGTTTAATATTAGGTTCATTAAATGTTTTTGCCTATGAACCAATTAAATATACCTTTGATGATGGAGTATATAAAAAAGAGATAACTGTTACTAAGTCTCCACAAAGAGCTGTAACTTTAGCACAATTTATGACTGAAACTCTTTTAGCTCTTGGTTTAGAAGATAAGATGACAGGAACAGCTTTATTAAATGAAGAAATTTTACCAGAATACAAAGAGGCATATGACAAGATACCTGAACTACAATTAGGTGAGGGACAACACTCAATATCTAAGGAATCATTTATAGCAACAGAAGTTGACTTTGTATCTGGTTGGGAACAATCAATAGCAGAGGAAACAACAGGATCATTAGATGAATTAGTAGATAGAGGAATAGTTCCTTTTATCTCTAGTGGATTAGCTCCAGATGCTACTATTGAAAGTGTATATAATGATTTTATACTTTTAGGAAGAATATTTGAAGTCCCTGAAAGAGCTGAAAAAGTTGTAGCTAAGATGAAAGCTGAAGTTAAAAGTGTAACTGATAAAACTAAAAATATAGAAAATAAACCTAGAGTATTAATCTATGATTCAGGAGAGGGAGAAGCCTTTGTTGGAGGTTCAGGGTTACCTAATAATCTTATTGAACTTGCTGGTGGAGAAAATATCTATAAAGATCTAGGACAAGACTATGCTACTGTTTCCTTTGAAGATATTGTTCAAAAAAATCCTGAAATCATAGTTGTAACAGAGTATTATTCTGGAATTACAGGAGATGAAAAAATTAAATTCTTAAAAAATAGTCCAGCTTTAAAAGATATAGATGCTATAAAAAATAATAGAATCTACAAAATAGGACTTATTGATTTAGCTCCAGGAATAAGAAACTCAAAAGCTGTCGAAAAACTATATAATATGTTTTATGGAAATGAAAAGTAATGAAAGTGAGAAAGGAAAAATATAACCTATTTTTTTTAATCCTTTTAGTTTCTTTAATATTGAGTATCTTAATAGGAGTTTCCTTTGGAAGTAGCTATATCTCCATAAAAAATGTATATCAGTTTTTAAGCAATAGAATTTTAAATAAAGAAATTTTTTCTCCTACTTGGAAGAAGAATATCGAGGCTATTATTTGGGAGATAAGAGTGCCAAGAGTGTTGCTCTCTGCAATTACAGGGGGAGGACTTGCAATTTCTGGAGTATTAATGCAATGTATAACTAAAAATCCCATAGCTGATCCATATATTTTAGGTATCTCTTCTGGAGCATCTGCTGGAGCAGTGGCAGTTATTATTTTTGGTGGAGCAACTATAGGTATGTTAGGAATCACAGGTGGAGCTTTTATTGGAGCTATTATTTGTGGAGTAATTGTTTTTATAATTGGAACAGAAAATGGAAAGAATATATCAACAGTTAGACTAATATTAACTGGTTTAGCTGTTTCAACTATATTTTCATCTATAACAAATATATTAGTCTATTCAGCTAAAAACTCAAATCAAGTGAGATCAGCAGTGTTCTGGAGTATGGGAAGTTTAGGTAGAGCAAAGTGGGGAGAATTATTAATACCATTTCTTGCATTAGCCATTGTCTTTATATTATCTATTCTTCTATCTAAATCATTGGATATTTTACTTTTAGGAGATAATACAGCAAAAATGGTTGGAATGAATATTGGAAAGATTAAAACAATTATCATTCTTTCATCTACTATTTTAATCTCTATTTTAGTTGCTCTTACAGGTTCAATCGGTTTTATAGGTTTGATAGTTCCACATATATGTAGATATTTTTGTGGTAGTTCACATAAAAAACTTTTAACATTATCTATTTTAGTTGGAGCAATATTTTTAATCTTGTGTGATACAATAGCTCGTACAATTTTTCCACCAAGAGATATACCTATTGGAATAATAACATCTATTATAGGAGGTCCTTTTTTCCTATCTATGATTGGAATAAAGAGTTTCTCTTTTGGAGGTAAAAATGGTAGAAGTTAAAAATCTATTTTATAAGATAAAGGATAAAAGTATTTTAAATGATATATCAATAAAATTTTCTGAAAAAAAGTTTATAGGCATAATCGGACCTAACGGAGCTGGTAAATCTACACTTTTAAAAAATATCTATGGAGTATTAACTCCAAGCAATGGAGATATTTTTATTGATGGGAAGAATATTAAAAATATAAATGGAAAAGAGAGAGCTAAAAAGATAGCTGTTTTATCTCAAGAGGATAGAGAAGAGTTTGATTTCAGTATTGAAGAGATAGTAAAGATGGGAAGATACCCACATAAAAGTATATTTGAAAATTACTCCAGTAATGATAGAGAGATTGCTATAAGTATGCTAAAAAAGGTGGGAATGGAAAATTATATAGGTAGAAATTTTAATGAGTTATCTGGTGGAGAGAAACAGAGAGTTTTAATTGCTAGAGCATTAGCACAGGATACGCCTATATTGATACTTGATGAGCCTACTAACCATTTGGATATTGGATATCAACTACAACTTTTACATTTAATTAAGCATTTAGATAAAAATGTAATTGCTGCTCTCCATGATCTCAATGTTGCTGCTATATTTTGTGATTATATCTATATATTAAAAGATGGTAAACTTATTGAAGAGGGAACACCAGAACAAGTTTTAAATAGAGAGAACTTAAAAAATATTTTTAATATTGAATGCTATATAGGAAAAAATCCAATAAATGATAAAGTTCAAATATCATATACTACAAGTCACTATCATGTTAATGGAGTAGGATCAGATCACTACCATGATGATCACTTTACAGGAATACATACACATATTATAGAAAAAAATTAAAAATATGTATTTTGAAAATAGAGCTTTAAAAGATAACTTAATATTATAAAATTTTATAGGCAGAATATAAAAAGGAGCTTTAGAATTAGTATGGTGACATTAATTTCTAAAAGCTCCTCTTTATTATAAATTAATTATACTAATCTTATTTCTTTCTAAAAGCTAAAATAATTCTTCCTATATTTTCACTGACTCTCTCTAAGTTTTTTTCTCCATTTTTAAGAGCAGTTTCTAAATTTTGTACTCCAGGAAGAATAGAAAAAATACTATCAAATCCATAGTCATATAATATATCTATATCTTCACCAACATTTCCAGCTAATGCTATTACAGGTATATTTTGTTTTTTAGCTGCTTGAGCTACACCATATGGAGTTTTTCCAAAACGAGTTTGTCCATCTATACTTCCCTCTCCAGTTATTACAAGAGTTGCACCTTTTAATTTTTCTTCAAGCTTACTATATTCAATAACAATATCTATACCTCTTCTTAATTCAGCAGATAGAAATGCCATTAATCCAGCTCCTAAACCTCCTGCTGCTCCAGCACCAGCTACATTTTCAACATCAATTTTTAAATCCCTTCTTATTATTTCAGCAAAATGTTTTAAATTATTATCTAATACAGGAATAGTTTTATCAGTTGCTCCTTTTTGACGTCCAAATATGTAAGCAGCACCTTTAGCTCCAGTAAGTGGATTCTCTACATCACAAGCTACTATAATTTTAACATTTTTTAATCTCTCATCAAGTTCTGAAAGATCTATTTTATCTAATTTTGAAAGTTCTCCGCCACCAAAACCTATTTGATTACCATTTTTATCTAATAATTTTCCTCCAAGAGCTTGAATCATTCCAGCTCCTCCATCATTAGTAGCACTTCCACCTATTCCTATTAAAATAGTTTTAACATTTAGATCTAAAGCTTTTTTAATAAGCTCTCCAGTCCCAAAAGTTGTTGTTATCATAGGATCTCTTTTTTCTTTTGAGATTAATTCTAATCCACTAGCACTTGCCATCTCTAAAATAGCTGTTTCTTGATCTCCTAATACTCCTAACTTTCCTTGAATCTTTTCTCCTAAAGGATTAGTAACCTCTACAAAATAGATAACTCCATTTGTAGCATCTACTAGAGATTGTGTTGTTCCCTCTCCACCATCTGCCATTGGTACTTTTATAAATTCACTATCTTTTAAAACTTTTTTTAATCCTCTTTCAATAGCATCACAAGCCACTTTTCCACTCATGCTCTCTTTAAAAGAGTCTGGTGCTATTACTATTTTCATAAATTTTCCTCCTGTAATTTTAATAGTAATATAGTTATTTATTTTAATCTTATTTTTATAATATTTTATATACGACATTTAAATTATAACGAAACTTATTTGATAATTCAATGTTGATATTTTGTTAATAAATATAAAATTGAGTCAAAATACAAGATTTTAAAATCTAATCAATAATTTCTTGTAAAATCATGTAGTAAATGATAAAATAATGTTGAATGAATTTTTATAAAGGTGATTATTTTATCACTTTTTTTAGGAGGAAAAATGGATTACACTATTGAAACATTAATATCAAGAGAAAAGGTTGAACAAAGAATTAAAGAGCTTGCTTGTGAAATCACAAAAGATTATGAAGGAAAAGAAGTTGTAGTTCTTGGACTTTTAAAGGGATCAGTTGTTTTTATGAGCGATCTTATTAAAGAATTAGATTTACCTCTTACTATTGATTTTATGAATGTATCTAGTTATGGAAATGGAACTAGCACAACTGGTGTTGTAAAAATATTAAAAGACGTTGATCAAGAACTTAAAGATAAAGATGTTATAATTGTTGAAGATA
This window encodes:
- the ureG gene encoding urease accessory protein UreG; this encodes MKEPVIIGVGGPVGSGKTLLIERVTRMMANDYKIAVITNDIYTKEDAMFMVKNSVLPEDRIIGVETGGCPHTAIREDASMNFAAIDELKSRFDDLDIIFLESGGDNLAATFSPDLVDFSIYIIDVAQGEKIPRKAGQGMIKSDMFIINKIDLAPYVGANLDVMREDTKVFRKEKDFIFTNLKTDEGVNRVIDWIKSNCLLEGLK
- a CDS encoding urease accessory protein UreF; amino-acid sequence: MWTTAINMKILNVMQICDSNFPVGSFNHSFGMETYLRDGEIKDTATLKVWLLSYLKHQFIYNDGFAMRIVFEKLKENKIDDIWELDRKITVQNTSKESRDGAKLIGQRMIKTYLELYDIPLLKEYGDRIRKKLSFGHPSIATAILLNYLEISIEDTILYYMYSTISTLIQNGVRAIPLGQKDGLILMQEFFPIFEKLLSEIMNLNDEDFGLTVPGLEISQINHEELVFRLFMS
- the ureC gene encoding urease subunit alpha, which translates into the protein MSFEIGRKQYASMYGPTTGDSIRLADTELFIRIEKDYTTYGEECKFGGGKSLRAGMGLNPVEMRDNEKVVDTIITNAVILDYTGVYKADIGIKDGKIKFIGKGGNPDMMDNVDFIVSASTEVIAGEGTIVTAGGIDTHVHYITPEIVETALSGGLTTLIGGGTGPAEGTKAVTSTPGAWHIHRMLESAEGFPINFGFFGKGSGAVEGPNEEQIEAGAIGLKVHEDWGATRSAIDNALKCADKYDVQVALHSDTLNEFGFVEDTIDAIKDRVIHTFHTEGAGGGHAPDIVRMASFNNVLPASTNPTKPFTVNTIAEHLDMLMVCHHLDPKVPEDLAFADSRIREQTIAAEDILQDMGALSIMSSDALAMGRIGEVVMRTWQTAHKMKLQRGILEGDEEYCDNNRAKRYIAKYTINPALAHGISEYVGSIEVGKYADLVIWEPAFFGVKPKMVVKCGMVAQAVVGDANATIPTPEPMIMRNQFGGYGKAIGSTSITFVSTYAYEDGIKDKLGLNKIVLPVRGHRTLTKKDMKLNNATPNITVDPQTYDVRVDGELITCEPLKELPMAQKYFLF
- a CDS encoding urease subunit gamma yields the protein MKLTLREKEKLLIVVAAEVARRRKNKGLKLNYPEAIALITDELMEGAREGKSVEELMSFGRTILTRDDVMEGVPEMIETVQVEATFPDGTKLVSVKDPIE
- a CDS encoding transposase; this encodes MILAKKVRIYPTKEQEQKLWQSVGTARFIYNYTLTKQEENYKNGGKFISDGIIRKELTQLKKSELSWLNEVSNNITKQAVKDACNAYKRFFKGLANKPKFKSRKKSKPSFYNDPIKLKVKEKKVLIEKVGWIKTNEQIPRNVKYNNPRVTYDNKYWYISVGIEVEKEQEKLTDMSLGVDLGLKDLAICSDGTVFKNINKTKKVKKLEKKLKQKQRQISRKYEINKIKKEGGERCQFIKTKNIEKLENTTKLIHRKLTNIRNNYLHQVTTSIVKAKPYRIVIEDLNVSGMMKNKHLSDSVRKQCFNKFRQYLTYKTELNGIELVIADRFYSSSKTCSECGYIKKDLKLKDRIYRCPHCGAVIDRDYNASLNLSVYKLA
- a CDS encoding PASTA domain-containing protein, whose product is MNKKLVFFSFITVVALGVAGFFSLKIFEKSYFNETYYKVPDLKSFTLEEAEELLTDNNLNIRNMGDEFSDLPVGEIFMQEPEPDSIVKKNRNIKVWVSKGEALVEVPQLVGMNFLDAKAIAEQKGLIVDRVASTKAALPYNEVIATDPATDTLLKKGQKISFLINSSKQMMETKMPDIIGVDVNDAEILLSENSLLVGKINYVTLAEIPDGVVIETSIVSGRKVPAGTEIDITVNRIK
- a CDS encoding ABC transporter substrate-binding protein, which encodes MNLKKIIIGSLILGSLNVFAYEPIKYTFDDGVYKKEITVTKSPQRAVTLAQFMTETLLALGLEDKMTGTALLNEEILPEYKEAYDKIPELQLGEGQHSISKESFIATEVDFVSGWEQSIAEETTGSLDELVDRGIVPFISSGLAPDATIESVYNDFILLGRIFEVPERAEKVVAKMKAEVKSVTDKTKNIENKPRVLIYDSGEGEAFVGGSGLPNNLIELAGGENIYKDLGQDYATVSFEDIVQKNPEIIVVTEYYSGITGDEKIKFLKNSPALKDIDAIKNNRIYKIGLIDLAPGIRNSKAVEKLYNMFYGNEK
- a CDS encoding urease subunit beta translates to MKPGEYILRKDKIVCNAGKEAITLRVINRGDRAIQIGSHFHFYEVNPILEFDRAKAYGKRLDIAAGTAVRFEPGDEKEIRLIDIAGNRKVYGLNDKVNGALD
- a CDS encoding urease accessory protein UreE, producing the protein MILDKILGNIKDMEDIHCHVERIYLESDELLKRVLRVTSDHGHEYGISLPKGSEMRDGDILFNDGHNMVVISVKEDDVIVITPRDINEMGEVAHNLGNKHLPVQIEDGKIIIQYDYLVEKFLQDLQVNFERKNMKLKQAFRHVDHSH
- a CDS encoding iron ABC transporter permease — translated: MKVRKEKYNLFFLILLVSLILSILIGVSFGSSYISIKNVYQFLSNRILNKEIFSPTWKKNIEAIIWEIRVPRVLLSAITGGGLAISGVLMQCITKNPIADPYILGISSGASAGAVAVIIFGGATIGMLGITGGAFIGAIICGVIVFIIGTENGKNISTVRLILTGLAVSTIFSSITNILVYSAKNSNQVRSAVFWSMGSLGRAKWGELLIPFLALAIVFILSILLSKSLDILLLGDNTAKMVGMNIGKIKTIIILSSTILISILVALTGSIGFIGLIVPHICRYFCGSSHKKLLTLSILVGAIFLILCDTIARTIFPPRDIPIGIITSIIGGPFFLSMIGIKSFSFGGKNGRS
- a CDS encoding urease accessory protein UreD, whose product is MREKITIDDLGKNNLAGYTELILQKTPRRTGAKKSYTVGAAKISPAIYLDDDSIPCYYLIQLGGGYIEGEYYENRLKLEEGSQAILTTQASSKIYKSENGIPSKQYTNLQLEKNSKLEFINDSVILYKDAVYEQSTDIYLEERATLIYSDGITAGWSPDGKLFQYTSARIKTNLYLNGELIYLDNLKITPKDYEVQSFGILEGYKNFGTMVVIDERVDKELIKRLREETKNLNLDVKFGISLLEKNGFIVRVLGNLTQDIQKVINKVHTYLRKEFFEFEELDLRKY